The proteins below come from a single Cervus elaphus chromosome 4, mCerEla1.1, whole genome shotgun sequence genomic window:
- the KLK14 gene encoding kallikrein-14, with protein sequence MFLLLMALQILAVAMAQNQGNENKIIGGYTCTQSSQPWQAALLQGPQHRFLCGGSLLSDQWVITAAHCARPILRVSLGKHNLKVWEATQQVLRVARQVPHPQYNSRTNDNDLMLLRLERPARLGRGVRPISVARSCAGVGSSCLVSGWGTISSPVARYPNSLQCVNINIFSDQECRRAYSGAITPGMVCAGVPQGGKDSCQGDSGGPLVCEGQLQGLVSWGMERCAQPGYPGVYTNLCKYHTWIQETMRSRS encoded by the exons ATGTTTCTCCTGCTGATGGCTCTTCAGATCTTGGCTGTAG CCATGGCCCAGAACCAAGGGAATGAGAACAAGATAATCGGTGGCTACACTTGCACCCAGAGCTCCCAACCGTGGCAGGCAGCCCTCCTGCAAGGCCCCCAGCATCGTTTCCTCTGTGGAGGGTCCCTGCTGTCCGACCAGTGGGTCATCACCGCTGCTCACTGCGCCCGCCC GATCCTTCGAGTCTCCCTGGGCAAGCACAACCTGAAGGTCTGGGaggccacacagcaggtgctGCGCGTGGCCCGCCAGGTGCCGCACCCCCAGTACAACTCGCGGACCAATGACAACGACCTGATGCTGCTGCGGCTGGAGCGGCCCGCTCGGCTGGGACGGGGGGTGCGGCCCATCTCCGTGGCCCGTTCCTGCGCCGGCGTGGGCTCCTCCTGCCTTGTGTCGGGCTGGGGCACCATCTCCAGTCCTGTTG CCAGGTACCCCAACTCTCTGCAATgcgtgaacatcaacatcttctCGGATCAGGAGTGTCGACGGGCCTACTCTGGAGCCATCACCCCAGGCATGGTCTGTGCAGGGGTCCCCCAAGGCGGGAAGGACTCTTGTCAG GGTGACTCCGGGGGACCCCTGGTGTGCGAAGGGCAGCTCCAGGGTCTCGTGTCCTGGGGGATGGAGCGCTGTGCCCAGCCCGGTTACCCCGGCGTCTACACCAACCTGTGCAAATACCACACCTGGATCCAGGAAACCATGAGGAGCAGATCATAG